In Acaryochloris marina S15, a single genomic region encodes these proteins:
- a CDS encoding chloride channel protein encodes MTQTLASGPDEQHPLSVPSTSPEAVEKRELTYSQLVMYAALIGVFGGLVATAYYFVLETLMHGVWHTIPDRVVPYFPSWLPQKHYVWIASTIGGFCVGLVLFFMGLPGEMAQVVDKIHSPGKIDIRKTPAMIIASLVAITSGGSAGPEAPLVQVNGSFGSWLGEKLQLTTTSVRVLTFCGMSAALGAFFGAPIGAALFALEIPHRKGLEYYEAIAPAVVSAIFSFAVFRINTGMTIGGFYHFETVPPLTPINLLEGLVLGVIGAGVAVMFIGIFRLVGHLLAPLEHSRILLATLGGLTIGLIALAFPQTLFFSEEQIHTVIETGATLGISFLLMIAVAKMFAISVTLHSGFLGGFIFPLFFIGANVGLAISLMVPQVHPTLGMVCLMAAVNVAVTKTPVSTSIILSVLSGTAMLPVIVIASFVSFLLTSQIAMIKTQRSRELEGFPTPALSTSELTPSLTSSPASLAIE; translated from the coding sequence ATGACACAGACCCTAGCCAGTGGCCCAGACGAACAACATCCACTTTCGGTCCCGTCCACATCCCCTGAAGCGGTAGAAAAACGCGAACTGACCTACTCTCAATTGGTCATGTATGCCGCTCTCATTGGTGTATTTGGGGGACTGGTTGCCACAGCGTATTACTTTGTTTTAGAAACCCTGATGCATGGCGTTTGGCATACCATACCCGATCGGGTAGTACCCTATTTTCCCAGTTGGCTCCCTCAAAAACACTACGTTTGGATTGCCTCTACCATCGGTGGCTTCTGCGTCGGGCTTGTTCTGTTCTTTATGGGCCTGCCAGGAGAGATGGCCCAAGTCGTCGATAAAATTCACAGCCCTGGCAAAATTGATATCCGCAAAACCCCAGCTATGATTATTGCGTCTTTGGTGGCAATTACCTCAGGGGGTAGTGCTGGGCCAGAAGCACCTTTGGTTCAGGTGAATGGTAGCTTTGGTAGCTGGCTGGGAGAAAAATTGCAGCTCACTACCACTTCGGTACGGGTGCTGACTTTTTGTGGCATGAGTGCAGCCTTGGGTGCTTTTTTTGGAGCGCCCATTGGTGCCGCCCTATTCGCTTTAGAAATTCCCCATCGTAAGGGTCTGGAATATTACGAAGCGATTGCCCCAGCCGTCGTTTCCGCGATTTTTTCCTTTGCTGTCTTTCGCATCAATACTGGCATGACCATCGGCGGTTTCTATCATTTCGAAACAGTGCCACCTTTAACACCCATCAACTTACTGGAAGGATTAGTGCTGGGAGTGATTGGTGCTGGTGTTGCAGTGATGTTTATCGGCATATTTCGCTTGGTGGGCCATTTGCTCGCTCCCCTAGAACATTCTCGAATTCTCTTAGCCACCCTGGGAGGTCTAACCATTGGTTTAATTGCCTTGGCCTTTCCCCAAACGCTATTTTTCAGCGAAGAGCAGATTCATACAGTGATTGAAACGGGCGCAACCTTAGGGATTAGCTTTTTGCTAATGATCGCAGTAGCCAAGATGTTTGCCATTAGCGTGACGCTCCATTCTGGCTTTTTAGGTGGATTTATTTTTCCTCTATTTTTCATTGGTGCAAATGTCGGTCTAGCGATTTCCCTGATGGTGCCTCAGGTTCATCCCACATTGGGCATGGTCTGCTTAATGGCTGCGGTGAATGTGGCGGTGACGAAAACTCCCGTGAGCACTAGCATTATTCTCAGTGTGTTGTCTGGTACGGCGATGCTGCCCGTCATTGTGATTGCTAGCTTTGTGAGCTTTTTACTGACAAGCCAAATTGCCATGATCAAAACCCAACGGTCCCGAGAGTTAGAAGGATTTCCAACACCTGCTCTGTCAACCTCTGAATTGACTCCTAGCTTGACGTCTAGTCCCGCATCTCTAGCAATCGAGTAG
- a CDS encoding PD-(D/E)XK nuclease family protein, translating into MQNTHQPIWQLSQGHLNLLESCPRKFQHRYLDRLDTSVGIDAHPHQQLGSQFHQLMQQQSLGLPIEPLLATDDRLQAWFEAFLQHPPQMIEGAQDSEHQRLYWQDGFVLVAIYDLLIQNSNQAQIVDWKTYALPKQADRLRNHWQTQLYLYVLAETSEYQPDQLSMTYWFAEASAQSDGKTNFLTFPYSEAQHQKTQQSLTDLLAKLRQELTDYETGEAMPQVALKDGKCVSPKHQCEFAERCQRRLEEEAAIALQESLADIEAMPELPVADTLSD; encoded by the coding sequence CCCAAGGTCATCTCAATCTGTTGGAATCTTGTCCCCGTAAGTTTCAGCATCGCTATCTGGATCGGCTTGACACATCCGTAGGCATCGATGCCCATCCCCACCAGCAGCTCGGCTCCCAATTTCACCAACTGATGCAACAGCAGTCCTTGGGACTCCCCATTGAACCCTTGCTAGCTACAGATGATCGCTTGCAGGCGTGGTTCGAGGCTTTTCTACAGCATCCACCCCAGATGATCGAGGGAGCACAGGACAGTGAGCATCAGCGCTTGTACTGGCAAGATGGGTTTGTGCTGGTAGCTATTTACGATTTACTGATCCAAAATTCTAATCAGGCTCAAATTGTGGATTGGAAAACCTACGCCCTCCCCAAACAGGCCGATCGCCTGCGCAACCATTGGCAAACCCAGCTTTATCTTTATGTATTGGCAGAAACCAGTGAATATCAGCCTGACCAACTTTCTATGACCTACTGGTTTGCTGAAGCCTCGGCGCAATCCGATGGCAAAACCAATTTCCTAACCTTCCCCTACTCAGAAGCCCAGCACCAAAAAACCCAGCAATCTTTGACTGATCTACTAGCTAAGTTACGGCAGGAATTGACGGACTACGAAACGGGTGAGGCGATGCCACAAGTGGCTTTGAAAGATGGCAAATGCGTTTCCCCTAAGCACCAATGCGAGTTTGCGGAGCGATGCCAAAGACGACTGGAAGAAGAGGCAGCTATTGCGTTGCAGGAGTCATTAGCGGATATTGAGGCGATGCCAGAACTTCCTGTCGCGGATACTCTATCGGATTAG
- a CDS encoding Mo-dependent nitrogenase C-terminal domain-containing protein, whose amino-acid sequence MIKFNIHLLDGIRHWLETIHVDDRRQANWLCRFIPAQCPFARTIAVFGHPVMRIPPLCKLNPFYEQLTFLRFQALCFLAEQNTESLA is encoded by the coding sequence GTGATCAAATTCAATATCCACCTTCTAGATGGCATACGCCACTGGCTGGAAACGATTCATGTTGATGATCGTCGCCAAGCCAATTGGCTTTGTCGATTTATACCTGCCCAGTGCCCGTTTGCGCGAACCATTGCAGTGTTTGGACATCCGGTGATGCGCATTCCGCCCCTGTGTAAGCTGAATCCGTTCTATGAGCAGCTCACATTTTTAAGATTTCAAGCCTTATGCTTCCTGGCGGAGCAAAACACTGAATCACTCGCATAA
- a CDS encoding rhomboid family intramembrane serine protease, which translates to MHFDAFVTYPEWALHGRILGGFISVLWVLEIADTLIFKGWLNRFGILPRRWLGLRGILLAPLLHGNLRHLSMNTVPLVVLGWLILVRSTQVFVIVTAAVWLIGGLGVWLFAGAKSNHIGASGLVFGYLGFLLTNGYVEQSLVAIATTILVGLLYGSTLWGILPLQRGVSWQGHLFGVLTGGLCAYYLPQIQNWLLMNVFAWV; encoded by the coding sequence ATGCACTTCGATGCCTTCGTGACTTATCCAGAATGGGCACTACATGGTCGCATTTTGGGCGGTTTTATAAGCGTGCTCTGGGTTCTAGAGATTGCAGATACTTTGATATTTAAAGGCTGGCTGAATCGATTTGGCATTTTGCCTCGCCGATGGCTGGGCTTGCGAGGAATTTTGCTGGCCCCGCTGCTCCATGGCAATCTTCGTCATCTGTCAATGAATACCGTGCCCCTCGTGGTGCTGGGCTGGCTGATCTTGGTGCGCTCGACCCAAGTGTTTGTGATAGTCACCGCTGCAGTGTGGCTAATCGGAGGTCTAGGCGTCTGGCTGTTCGCGGGGGCTAAATCGAATCACATTGGGGCGAGTGGATTGGTGTTTGGCTATCTGGGGTTCTTGCTGACCAATGGCTATGTAGAGCAAAGCTTGGTTGCGATCGCAACCACAATCCTAGTCGGCTTACTGTACGGCAGCACCCTCTGGGGTATTCTGCCATTACAACGAGGTGTCTCTTGGCAGGGCCATTTATTTGGTGTCCTTACCGGTGGCCTCTGTGCCTATTACCTGCCCCAAATTCAGAACTGGTTGCTAATGAATGTCTTTGCATGGGTTTAA